The nucleotide window GATCGATCATATCAACTCCTAcctgatttaatttgaaacttgatCTAAATTAGTTTTGAGTCGGTGAGTTATTGGATCTATCTATCTGTCCAATTcagatttaatatttatgatatcattttttttacaataagatAATTTAATCTTAAGCAAtgaataaactgaaaaataataataacaattatcattTCAACCAAAGTTTTAAGAATTATATAATCCACAAATAGCCTAAAACAAGTTGCAACTAGAAATCAAGATGGACCCATATTTTGTGGTCGATAATATCAAACGACCCGTGAAGGCATTTCTTTTCTAAGAAAAAGTTGATGGGTCGATATCACACCACCATTTTTTCTTCCATATAAGACCTAACATTTGCCTTCTTCTACTCTAATAAATCACCATCTCTGAATGTGAAATCAACCCATTTCTTTCGAAAGTCTCTCTAATGCTCTCTCTCGGATAATCTAAAACCTTAATAGTCAGCTTCAAAACCTTAAATATCAAATCCACTTGAAAAATGTCTTTCCCAACTTTGCATAGAACACAATTGTTTGAGTtgataatcaaattaatatgattattgTTAATGTTATGTTTGTTAGTATCTGGACGgatatagaaaagataaaaacatatttgattgaAGAGATAGAGACGGTGAtataaataatttcatctttgaaataattttaaaacgaatttttatacctttaaaacaaaaaatacatcaatatatatatatatatatatatatatattccatttatatattttttacttctatCTTTTCTATCTCGGTATAAACTGGATTgcatttctaaaaattttaaattttatttttgcttaaaattaatagtttttttagtgtttttggatcgttttgatgcactgatattaaaaataatttttaaataataaaaaatattatcttaatatatttttaagtaaaaaatattttgaatcgCAACCGCTATCACTcaccaaaatataaaactaactTTACCAAGGAAAAGAGAAGTTTACAGTAACTTCTGCTGCTAATACAAATAGTGAAGTACTACtgtacatgattcattaaagtTAACAAATGAATATATCATGGATGTTTCATGGCTGGCTAGTTGATTGGGAAGAACTAAAATAAATCCcctataacaaaataaattgaaagggtAAGAGGGTTACAACAATGTCTTTACCACTCAAATCCACTTTGGATTGTAATactgaatttataattttacaccTTAAACCAAAAATAGCTGGTTAATAAGAGTAGGAGAGTCTTTTTATTAATGAACAATAAAAGAAGGCAAAAAACTTAGACCTAACACTTTGTCGATCCAATAGAGATTAATTTTGAGATGTAATTATTAAAGAatcttttaatctaaaaatttaatttttttaaaaaattttaaaatatgatttatattattctttaacacataCTTTTAAGTGAAGACCCTTTAATCTTGAAATTTGCATAGACTCGCAttattttatgcttaatttttattaaataaataaagatagtgAGATTTAAACTCGTGACTGCTCTGATATTATTTCAAAGAATTAATATCAGATTCATATTACTTTATGCTTAATTTGCATAGATTCACATtactttatacttaatttttattaaataaataaaaataatgaaatttaaactcGTAACtactttgatattattttaaaaaattatttcaatataataatttaatcttacaataattaaaaaaaaatagccaaaGATATaccacaaacaaaagaaaatgaagtaaTCTAAAACTTAATACGAAACAGACAAATCAAAGTACATAAGTTTCGAAGTTTAAATTTGAGTTATCATTAACTAAAGACAAAGGGAAGATCTCAACAATCTTAACAAAATATTGTGTTGTCTCCTTTCTTTTGagtctttctcttctcttcttttcttttgaacccttctcttttctttgcttgAATAACAATCATGActgttttcttttatcttcttcaaaataCAATTGtgatctaattattttatttttcaacattagtACCTTTTTACCGTTTGCACTCAGCCCTTTGACCCTCCGGCCCCAAAAGACAAAATCTTGAATTGGACACTGAAAAGCCTCTGATAATCAACATCGTGCAATATCATGTTTTTCTCCTCTGCTTCTCTGCAATGAACTTGGTGATTTCTGCAACTTCTGCTGATGTGCTTTACAACTAGTAGATTCCTTTGAATGACTTGTTGTGTTTTGGTCATGGTGGGTCCTATTCATGCTAGGCATTTCACATGCTTCGAGTtccaaaaaatgtttttgatggGTCCATTCATCTAACTTGCATCTTCTTTTTAACGTTTTTTATGTACAATTGTAGGGTTTTATTGGCGGGAGTTTTAACTGATGTAACTAATTTGAACCGGCCGGTCTACCTAAAGAAAACCACCCGCAAGTGGTGTTTGTCCTCATTGGTGTCTCTTTCTTCACCACTTTCTTGCTTCAATAGCTGTACTTTGTTATCTATTCTTGATCGTGAAAGAACGTCAATGAACCTTTTGGTACTTAATTCTTTTCTCCCAAACCAAACTCAAATCACCAAGAAATGGCTTCCTTACATCAAATGCTCTCCGAGGAAGGATTTGAGCACAGAAAGTTCTTGAGAAATAGAGACAGATTAACTAGACCAGAAGAGTCTGTAATATTGCCAATACATATTTGCCATGACCAAAAGAGGTTCCAGTCTCCTAAGCAGAAGACCGATATGGGTTCCGAGCGAAAAGGGTCGTCGATTTCTTCGAGGAGAGTGAGTTCGGATACGGAGAGGTTGCAGTCTAAGTCATTGTTGAAGGGAGAAGAACCTGCAATTGATGTAATAGCTATTAGAGCGGTGGTATCTATACTTAGTGGTTATATAGGCAGGTACATAAAAGATGTGAGTTTTAGGGAGATGATTAGAGAGAAGTGCAACTCTTGCTTGGTGAGAAGAAGCAAGGGTTCGGATGATGGTATTTTTGTGAATATGGAAGTGGGAATGGAAAGCATTGAGAAGTTGGTTGAAGAGAAAGGAACAAGGAAGGAAGTGAAGATGGAGTCGTTGAAAAATTCAATTCAGCTTTTGAACATTGTTGCTTCTTTGAATTCTAAGAAATCAAGGAAGGGTTCAACTTGTGGCGTACCCAATTCATATCTCTCAGCTTGTGCTCAATTGTACTTGTCAATTGTTTACAAGCTAGAGAAGAATGACAGGATATCCGCTAGGCATCTACTTCATGTTTTTTGCGATTCGCCATTTCTAGCAAGGACTCACTTGCTTCCTGATCTTTGGGAGCATTTCCTTCTTCCCCATCTACTTCATCTTAAGGTTTGGTACCATGAGGAGCTTGAGGCTCTCTCGGACTCCCTGCATGTTGAGAAGGAAAGACGGATGAAAGCTTTGAGCAAGGTCTACAATGACCACATGGATATGGGAACCATCCAGTTTGCTCTGTACTATAACGAGTGGCTCAAGGTTGGGGCTAAAGCTCCTTCTGTTCCTGCTGTCCCTTTGCCATCTAGACCAAGTTATGCAACATCAATGAGGAGATCATCAGATTCTTATAAATCGCGTTCCTCCATCAACACAAACTTGTAAGTAATCGATCACCATTTCcaagtatttttcaaaaatagagaaaaggtCTTGACAGTTATGTtatttgtttcatgatttttgttttaatctcAGCAGATACCGAGCTGTGTTTGGCCCCACGCTAGAGCGGCAATCGAAGGACTTCGATTCTCGAAATAGAGCTTCAATGGATACATGGAGCATAGAGGAAGATAAAGTGTGCATAGATGAATACAAAGATTGCAGTTATGCTACTGTGAGTATCCCTTTGTCCCTATTCTCAAAACTCTGCTACCCTTTTCACTTGCCTATTTCTAACAAAATCCACTGCTTAATTGGAGAATATAATCAACAGGCTTCTCGTTTTTACAGAATAATAAGACGAGGACTACTCGAAGGccatcaagaaaaaattatgttatttcgaATCATGATATATGGCATGAGCCGCTGAAATCAGAACTCTTCAGGCTTTTTTCATGTCAAAGTGTGTCATCAGAATGCCTAGGGAATGGCAACATCATAGTCAGGAGTAATTCAATCAGGAATGAAGAGACAACCCACCTTCCTCCTATTGATCTAAGTAGAGCCATCAGCACTATTTGCTCCTCAGATAGTCTGACTGAGTGTGAAACTGCAATCCGTGTCACTGCAAAAGCCTGGTTGGACTCCATTGGCAGTAATGTAATTGAAGGTGCTTTATCCAAAGCACCTGTGATTGAAGGATTGCTTGAGGTCTTGTTTGCTTCTACTGATGACAAAGTTCTAGAGCTGGCGATATCTATTCTCGCAGAGCTCGTAGTAAGAAATGAAGCAAACAGGTTAATAGTACTGAACTCTGATCCACAGCTCGAGATCTTCATGAAACTCTTAAAAAGTAACAGTTTGTTTCTTAAAGTTGCGGTTCTGCTTTACCTATTGAAGCCGAAGGCAAAACAGATGATATCTATAGAGTGGGTAGCACTAGTCCTACGAGTTTTAGAGTTTGGAGGCCAGTTGCAGACCCTATTCACCGTACGGTGCATGCCTGAAAAGGCAGCAATGTACTTCTTAGGCCAACTTCTAACAGGTTTTGATGAAGATAGGAACTTAGAGAATGCTAGTCAAGTTATTGCCCTGGGAGGATTGAGCTTCTTGGTAAGGACCTTTGAAGTAGGAGACATTATTGAGAGAAATCATGCTGCTACACTCATGTCATGTTGCATTCGAGCTAATGGGAGCTCTCGGAACTACCTAGCTGAGAATTTGAACAAGGATTCTCTCCTTCAGCTCATTGTTCTCGGAATTCAGAAGAAATTTAAAGGATGTGTGTTCACTTTACTAGCCGATCTACTGTGCCTGAGTAGGTATGAATTTTCCAGTTTCTCTTCAGTAAAACATTTATGGTAAGTTTACTATTCATTTTGTGTTCTGATTAATCTGAGGAAATGTGAGCAGACGAACGTGGATCATCAAATTCTTAACTGGACTCGGTAATGGATGGGGTGGCTTGAACACCATGCACATCTTTCTAGTCTATCTCCAGAGAGCTTCACCTGAAGAACGTCCGCTGGTTGCAGCAGTTCTCTTACAGCTTGATCTTATGGTAAGTACATTTTTAAGTAAGCTAACGGTCCATGTTTGGCGCCGAAACCAAAATGCTATTTTATAACAGTTTGGTTTCAAAATCTTGAACAATAAATAGCAGTGATGTTGCAGGGAGATCTTTCGCAGTCCAATTTATATAGGGAAGAAGCGGTTGAGGCAATCACAGAATCTTTAGAGTGTCATACTTGTAGCACCAAGGTTCAAGAACAATCGGCGAAAGCTCTCTTGATGTTGGGAGGCTGTTTTTCATACTCTGGAGAGGCATCAGCAGAAGAATGGCTTTTACGACAAGCAGGTTTCCACGAGAGATTACGGGGATCATTTCAACGCAAGGAGATAGTTGATGGGAACTTGGTAAGCTTTAATATAGCTTCGTACCAGCAAAATGAATTCACTTTTAGAAAAGATTTCATTCTGAAGCACAAGGGAGGAGAGGTCTTTCTGGTgctgcaatttttattttgtaacatTAGTCTAACAAATGAGGAAGCAACAgtttgctgatataaaaaaattcttacacTCATGTGTAATGATTGCTTGTGCATTTTTAATGGTCGAACtagaatgaagaggaagatgCAATGGAAGATTGGCAAAGGAAAGTAGCAGTAGTTTTGCTCAACAGTGGCGGAAAGAGGTTTTTGTCTGCCCTTTCCAATTCCATTGCCAATGGCATCCCGATTTTAGGACAATCAAGCCTCTTCACTGTTGCATGGATGAGAAGAATCTTGCTTCcagtaaaaaatgaaaattcgtACTCAACAACAACACCGCAGCTAACAGAATCACCACATTATGACAGAGCTCTTAATGGAAGAATGAATCCTTCTTTTTCACAGCAGCATCTCATAAAAAATTCAGGTACAATGTTCTTGATTGATGAATTTTGTGTGAAAAGCTTTTTAAAGGGTCTTTACTTTCTGTTTTCTTGCAAAGAGAGCAGGCAACTTAGTCACAAATTGCCTCAAAACCTATGAAGGAACCATGGACTTCATGCCAACTAAAGCTGAGCTTAAAAGAATCATTCTGATTTTAACATGTCTGCAATGTGTACAAACCTGTCATATCTGATCAGAAGGTTGTTTCTCTCCTTAAACCTTTAATTTTCTGTTGACAGAATCTCTCTCTATGCTTTCAACGTTGAATAAAGAGTTGATAGATCCTCTTCGAAATCCTTTATGACATGGATATCTTATCAGCCTATCTTTTCAATCAACACAAGCAATCACAGGAATCAAGAAATGCAACCAAAATACTGACAACCTGAATTTCTATTGCGATCGTCATCGCCAAGTTGTAGGTCAGAATTCTTGTTCCTCAAGAGGAGTTTGATACATGTTAATCCTTTTGTCTTCCTACTTTTAGCCATGTTCTTTGTTTCTGAAGGCATTTCTACTGCATAGTAATGGTTCCAGTGCAAGTTCTTTCTCTTCACTGGCATTGATTTTGTAAGAGAAGGCATGTATTGAAGTGGATTTCTCCAATCACAACAACTGATATAGATTGATGAGATAATATTCTTCTGTATCCACCTCATTAGCCTGAAAGGACATGGCTCGAAATTTCACGTTGTCTGTCAAGAACAGTATCTCTGCAGCTTTCCAACTCACCCCACCCCTCAGACACATGCAATGGTCACCACCTACAGTGCCATTGCTGCTTACAATTATCTCCATTTGGCCAAACCTGGCCTGTCACTCCACCATTCATCTGTGCCAGGTTACAGATTTACTaatcaaatttttgcaggagtctTTCTCAACTATGCGATGCCCATGTTCACTGCATCTACTGATATCACcttaaaacaacaaattttagTGTTCTGGCCTGGCCTGGCACTGCCCTTTAGTGAAAAGAGGGCATATAATTCCAAACGCAAAAAATTGCAGCTTGCAGCATGAGCTGCAATTAACAGAAAGAAAGCATTtcctattaaattttatgtagatagtcttcttcttgttcttgggGTCCCCCCATCACTTGCAGAATATGCAAAGCAATGGTCCCTGTTCCACATGAATGACTCCACGCCCTAATTAGTACCTTATAGAACGAAAATACAATATTCCACATTAATCTGAACCATAGAATCAAGAGAAACTCAAGCTTCCAGAAATCTTAAAagaaatctaataaaataaaataaattcaatgacaatataaaaaaaaatccatcatcGTAACTGGAACACGTGTGGTCCACTACTGTCATTGGATTTTCTTACAACGAGTGTACTCTGCATCCACTTTGTAAAATTAGAGGTTTAGGGAGTCAAAATCGTCATCTTCTGAATTTTTTTGACAGCGTATGTGGGTAGGTTTTTATACACTTGTAATAGTTTCACTATTCTTCTCTCGACTACAAGAAGTGAATATCAGTGTTATTTGTATTAACAGTAAAGCATCATCTCAGTtctaagaggaaaaaaattattttttaaaattttacttttaaaatttatttcattcaattttatttttcaataagttattggttttaaattgattaattttcagtttttaaattgacaatataaaaaaatatgattttaaattttttaaaaaattattatatttttattaattattcatgttgttttttgacCTATCATGTCAACTTGATCATATAGAGTCAACTTCCATGCTAGGTgattttaaacatgaaaaaggtaaaaagttgagtcagaaaattttaaaattggcccattaaattcaatttaataacaataacaaataactCTTTAaaaccttaatattttttagatttaaaaaaatttaatctcaaCCTGCAGAAAactacttgttcattcttacgttgtcttttcttttgatcGTATTTTGGTCCTTCGCCACATGAAATACTACCAATGTGAATAAACAGGGATGTAGCtgtgattaaattaattggaaTTCATTTGTGGGAAAGAAATAATTAGACAAATTACTTGCAGTTTATATGTTATGCATGTCATCTTTCGATACCCTACTGGACGTCATCAGTTTTCAAAGATTCTGCTTGATCTGGATTCCTTTGCTTTGTTGGAATCATAGGGGGAGATTAACTTGAATGTACAGTGGATGATGAGGctgggaaaacaaaaaaagcttCAGGCTTCGAATCCAAACCTGCTCAGAATCAcaagaggttttttttgtttggctcATAACCATCATCCCCCTCGGTacacaagtaaaaaaatcacaaaatatcaTGTGAATATCCAAGACAATTCGAAAAGAAATCCAACACTAAACAAGAATGCTCTTCATCTTTGCTACAGCTTAACCTAAAGATTCTGTGAGACAGGACTCCGAGATTTCGATTGAGCCATGAGCTCGTGGCCTTGCTTTCAacttcaaaatgaaaaatcccCACTCATTATTGGTGAAAGTGCAAGACTcctttgaaaattataaaaagctgCTAATAAAAAGAATGTATTATTCTTGATGATGGACTAGCACAAGCATTTTGAAGGGTCAATAAATAGATAGCAGGGCAAATCACATTGGGACAAACGGGAGGGGTAACTGATAAGATATAAATGATGAATCACAATGCATATTAACAACATCAAAAGAAACAtagttttaaattcaaaaccaacaaTGTCAACCGGCATAACACCATTTAAACGTTTTAAAACACACGAGGCTTGGTAATAGAAACCAAGAAACACAGAAAACAGCCATCCAAGCAGAAAACAAACCTAAACGACATCATTCCTCCGATTCCCATGACCTGTAACCATGGTAGATACAGAAGAATTTGTGACTAGTTAGATTCACGCACAAACTCCttcactaattttttatttgcttaaaaAAGGAGCGAGTTTGCGTAACATCATTTCAAAAAGAGATGAGGTGGTGATCTCCTTCACTGCCAGAATAGATGGGAACTTGCCGATAGATTTTCAAAGGCAATCTCTTACACTGCCTGAAGTGATGGAGACTGGCCAAtagattttcaaacaaaatacatgATGTTTTCCAGGTCTGCATGCAGCATACAGAACCTCTCTTCCAACGAAGCTCCCACTGACAGAGATGATGAAGTccttgaagatgatgaagatgatacAGAAGATGGAGACTGCCCTTCCATTACTGCCTCATGGTAGAGCCTTCCTCTATAAGCAACAAGGTCAGCATAGTAGACTGGTGGAACTAACGACACAGGTTTTGTGCAACGAGCAAATGTAAAGCACATGTCATATATGAGCTTCTGCAACTGATCAGAACTGAGGCCATGCTCATCCCATAGAACATGGTAATGTGTGGGCTTGCTTGTCCCAAGGCTTCCATAGTGGCTGCAGAGGTAAAAATCATACTCAAAAGGATGGACAATTGTTGTGTCCACAACTGTGCCCGGAGACACATTGCCTATACGCCCCCCTCCCTCCTCAAGAAAAAGACGAGTCTGGTGCCGCTTCTGGGCAACAATGAGTGTGATGGTTGGGGTGTACATGATTGACCTGAACGCCCTCTTGATGTCCATTAACTCATCATTGAGAACCATATCAAACTGGCCCTCACTGACACCATCCCGGAATATCACAATCTTCTCAGGTTTTGCTTTATTGAGCCGAGAATAAAATTCAACAAGCTCCAAACACATATCACCAAAATTCAGAATCTTCTCACAACGATGGTCCTGAGGACGAACTCGAGCTGCATAGCGATTTGCAGCTGGCCAATTTGTAGTACCAACAACAGCAGCAATGGATGGACTTGTTGTGTTCCGAGCAGCAGGATGGTTGACATCAGCCCCGATAAACATGACGTGGTTGTCATCCCCAAAGTATGGAAGTCTGTCGCCGAGCTCTGCATTGCTTCCTCCAAGCTTAGCATTAATCTTGAGACCAATATTGGCAAGGTACTGATCATTTAATTTGTTCGCAGAACGAGACAGACAGCATTGTGTCACAATACCAACTTTGGTTTCAGAAATCCATTTGAGATACTTGTAACCAGGATCCTTCTTTGACATGACACAGAGAAGAAACTGCAACTGGCCTCCACAGATTTTGTGAGCCCGGTCATTGACTCTTTCAAGGAGTTCACGAAGCGTATCAACATTAGAGAACAACCGCATGCTAGTAGGTTGATAAAAGAGAGGCTCTTCCATGTGAATCCCCAGTTTCAGGCACCGAGCAATAAGCTTTGGGATGAAATGGTCAGCATTTAATCGACAATGATAATCATCAGAGCTGAAGTCAAGAACAGCCCATCGCTCAATTGGTTTCCCTTCCACCACTCCTTTTCCAACAAGATTCCATTGACACTTCTCGTCAACAGGTATTTTCATCACCCTTCCATTTGGAGCACCTAACTTCAATTCAGGTG belongs to Populus nigra chromosome 18, ddPopNigr1.1, whole genome shotgun sequence and includes:
- the LOC133678252 gene encoding putative E3 ubiquitin-protein ligase LIN-2 isoform X1, which produces MASLHQMLSEEGFEHRKFLRNRDRLTRPEESVILPIHICHDQKRFQSPKQKTDMGSERKGSSISSRRVSSDTERLQSKSLLKGEEPAIDVIAIRAVVSILSGYIGRYIKDVSFREMIREKCNSCLVRRSKGSDDGIFVNMEVGMESIEKLVEEKGTRKEVKMESLKNSIQLLNIVASLNSKKSRKGSTCGVPNSYLSACAQLYLSIVYKLEKNDRISARHLLHVFCDSPFLARTHLLPDLWEHFLLPHLLHLKVWYHEELEALSDSLHVEKERRMKALSKVYNDHMDMGTIQFALYYNEWLKVGAKAPSVPAVPLPSRPSYATSMRRSSDSYKSRSSINTNFRYRAVFGPTLERQSKDFDSRNRASMDTWSIEEDKVCIDEYKDCSYATNNKTRTTRRPSRKNYVISNHDIWHEPLKSELFRLFSCQSVSSECLGNGNIIVRSNSIRNEETTHLPPIDLSRAISTICSSDSLTECETAIRVTAKAWLDSIGSNVIEGALSKAPVIEGLLEVLFASTDDKVLELAISILAELVVRNEANRLIVLNSDPQLEIFMKLLKSNSLFLKVAVLLYLLKPKAKQMISIEWVALVLRVLEFGGQLQTLFTVRCMPEKAAMYFLGQLLTGFDEDRNLENASQVIALGGLSFLVRTFEVGDIIERNHAATLMSCCIRANGSSRNYLAENLNKDSLLQLIVLGIQKKFKGCVFTLLADLLCLSRRTWIIKFLTGLGNGWGGLNTMHIFLVYLQRASPEERPLVAAVLLQLDLMGDLSQSNLYREEAVEAITESLECHTCSTKVQEQSAKALLMLGGCFSYSGEASAEEWLLRQAGFHERLRGSFQRKEIVDGNLNEEEDAMEDWQRKVAVVLLNSGGKRFLSALSNSIANGIPILGQSSLFTVAWMRRILLPVKNENSYSTTTPQLTESPHYDRALNGRMNPSFSQQHLIKNSESLSMLSTLNKELIDPLRNPL
- the LOC133678252 gene encoding putative E3 ubiquitin-protein ligase LIN-2 isoform X2; this translates as MASLHQMLSEEGFEHRKFLRNRDRLTRPEESVILPIHICHDQKRFQSPKQKTDMGSERKGSSISSRRVSSDTERLQSKSLLKGEEPAIDVIAIRAVVSILSGYIGRYIKDVSFREMIREKCNSCLVRRSKGSDDGIFVNMEVGMESIEKLVEEKGTRKEVKMESLKNSIQLLNIVASLNSKKSRKGSTCGVPNSYLSACAQLYLSIVYKLEKNDRISARHLLHVFCDSPFLARTHLLPDLWEHFLLPHLLHLKVWYHEELEALSDSLHVEKERRMKALSKVYNDHMDMGTIQFALYYNEWLKVGAKAPSVPAVPLPSRPSYATSMRRSSDSYKSRSSINTNLYRAVFGPTLERQSKDFDSRNRASMDTWSIEEDKVCIDEYKDCSYATNNKTRTTRRPSRKNYVISNHDIWHEPLKSELFRLFSCQSVSSECLGNGNIIVRSNSIRNEETTHLPPIDLSRAISTICSSDSLTECETAIRVTAKAWLDSIGSNVIEGALSKAPVIEGLLEVLFASTDDKVLELAISILAELVVRNEANRLIVLNSDPQLEIFMKLLKSNSLFLKVAVLLYLLKPKAKQMISIEWVALVLRVLEFGGQLQTLFTVRCMPEKAAMYFLGQLLTGFDEDRNLENASQVIALGGLSFLVRTFEVGDIIERNHAATLMSCCIRANGSSRNYLAENLNKDSLLQLIVLGIQKKFKGCVFTLLADLLCLSRRTWIIKFLTGLGNGWGGLNTMHIFLVYLQRASPEERPLVAAVLLQLDLMGDLSQSNLYREEAVEAITESLECHTCSTKVQEQSAKALLMLGGCFSYSGEASAEEWLLRQAGFHERLRGSFQRKEIVDGNLNEEEDAMEDWQRKVAVVLLNSGGKRFLSALSNSIANGIPILGQSSLFTVAWMRRILLPVKNENSYSTTTPQLTESPHYDRALNGRMNPSFSQQHLIKNSESLSMLSTLNKELIDPLRNPL